The Motacilla alba alba isolate MOTALB_02 chromosome 22, Motacilla_alba_V1.0_pri, whole genome shotgun sequence genome has a window encoding:
- the LOC119710961 gene encoding RNA/RNP complex-1-interacting phosphatase-like isoform X2, whose protein sequence is MAGRGACRVPERWTEYTPLGRRMPGTRFVAFKVPLKKSFEQNLLPEERFSPRDLLRKVQERKEELGLIIDLTYTTRYYGREELPPTLRYCKILTMGHEIPNRKTFLRFRYLVRRFLMANKDNDKLIGVHCTHGLNRTGYLLCRYLIEVEGMEPNAAIELFNTSRGHPMERPNYIRDLQRRAPRVWKSWWDPSAGEKLRVFRWEHLEFSFKSPPKAAAS, encoded by the exons ATGGCGGGCAGGGGGGCCTGCCGCGTCCCGGAGCG GTGGACGGAGTACACCCCGCTGGGCCGCAGGATGCCGGGCACGCGCTTCGTGGCCTTCAAGGTGCCCCTGAAGAAG AGCTTTGAGCAGAACCTTCTGCCAGAGGAGAGATTTTCCCCTCGAGACCTCCTCAGGAAGgtgcaggagaggaaggaggagctggggctgatcATCGACCTGACCTACACCACGCGCTACTACGGCCGCGAG GAGCTGCCCCCCACGCTGCGTTACTGCAAGATCCTGACCATGGGCCACGAGATCCCCAACAGGAAAACCTTCCTGAGGTTCAGATACCTCGTCAGGAGGTTCCTGATGGCCAACAAGGACAACG ATAAACTCATCGGGGTGCACTGCACGCACGGCCTCAACAGGACTGGCTACCTGCTCTGCAG GTACCTGATTGAAGTTGAAGGCATGGAACCAAATGCTGCCATAGAGT tgttCAACACATCTCGAGGGCACCCCATGGAGAGACCCAACTACATCCGAGACCTGCAGAGGAGAGCCCCGAG GGTGTGGAAGAGCTGGTGGGATCCCTCAGCGGGTGAAAAACTCCGTGTTTTCCGCTGGGAACATCTGGAATTCTCTTTCAAATCCCCTCCAAAAGCCGCTGCGAGCTGA
- the LOC119710770 gene encoding trichohyalin-like → MEHLEQNHVEQRKQKKMKHLEQNHLEVEHLEQRKQKKLERQEQNDLEQRKQKKLELQEQEPLEQRKQKKQNHLEVEHLEQRRQKKLEHLEQNHLEMEHQEQRRQKKMKGEHVEHRKQKKQNHLEVEQLEQRRQEKMELQEQRKQKKQNGLEQNHPELEHLEMEQKEQRKQKKQKHQEQEHREQNHLEMEHLEERKQKKQKHLEQERQSYLEQNHLEVEHLEQRKQKKLEHLEQNHLEVEHQEEKKQKKLKHLEMEHLEGRKQRKLELQEQEHLEQRKQRKQNHQEQRKKNHQEQEEQNHQEQNHLEMEHLEQDHVEQRKQKKLDKRKQNHQEQDHVEQRKQKKQDHVEQRKQKKQDHVEQNHLEQKKQKQQNHVEQDHLEQDPVEQRKQKKLDKRKQGHQEQDPVEQRKQKQQSCLEQQQQPPQLPPSERLNLVL, encoded by the exons ATGGAGCATCTGGAGCAGAATCAtgtggagcagaggaagcagaaaaagatgAAACATCTGGAGCAGAATCATCTGGAGGTGGAGcatctggagcagaggaagcagaaaaagctggaaCGTCAGGAACAGAATGATCTGGaacagaggaaacagaaaaaactggagctccaggagcaggagcctctggagcagaggaaacagaaaaagcagaatcatCTGGAGGTAGAAcatctggagcagaggaggcagaagaaGCTGGAACATCTGGAGCAGAATCACCTGGAAATGGAGcatcaggagcagaggaggcagaaaaaaatgaagggagAGCATGTGGAGCACAGgaagcagaagaagcagaatCATCTGGAGGTAGAAcagctggagcaaaggaggcaggaaaaaatggagctccaggagcagaggaagcagaaaaagcagaatggtCTGGAGCAGAATCATCCGGAGCTGGAGCATCTGGAAatggagcagaaggagcagaggaagcagaagaaacagaaac atCAGGAGCAGGAGCATCGGGAGCAGAATCATCTGGAAATGGAGCATCTGGaggagaggaagcagaagaaacagaaacatctggagcaggagaggcagagttATCTGGAGCAGAATCATCTGGAGGTGGAACATCTtgagcagaggaagcagaaaaagctggaGCATCTGGAGCAGAATCATCTGGAGGTGGAGCATCAGgaggagaagaaacagaagaagctGAAACATCTGGAAATGGAGCATCTGGaggggaggaagcagagaaagctggagctccaggagcaggagcatctggagcagaggaaacagagaaaacagaatcatcaggagcagaggaagaagaatcatcaggagcaggaggagcagaatcATCAGGAGCAGAATCATCTGGAAATGGAGCATCTGGAGCAGGATCATgtggagcagaggaaacagaagaagCTGGATAAGAGGAAGCAGAATCATCAGGAGCAGGATCATgtggagcagaggaaacagaagaagCAGGATCATgtggagcagaggaaacagaagaagCAGGATCATGTGGAGCAGAATCATCTGgagcagaagaagcagaagcagcagaatcATGTGGAGCAGGATCATCTGGAGCAGGATCCTGtagagcagaggaagcagaagaagcTGGATAAGAGGAAGCAGGGTCATCAGGAGCAGGATcctgtggagcagaggaagcagaagcagcagagctgcctggagcagcagcagcagcccccgcAGCTGCCCCCCAGC GAACGTTTGAATCTGGTGCTGTGA
- the LOC119710961 gene encoding RNA/RNP complex-1-interacting phosphatase-like isoform X1, which translates to MAGRGACRVPERWTEYTPLGRRMPGTRFVAFKVPLKKSFEQNLLPEERFSPRDLLRKVQERKEELGLIIDLTYTTRYYGREELPPTLRYCKILTMGHEIPNRKTFLRFRYLVRRFLMANKDNDKLIGVHCTHGLNRTGYLLCRYLIEVEGMEPNAAIELFNTSRGHPMERPNYIRDLQRRAPRPPFRVWKSWWDPSAGEKLRVFRWEHLEFSFKSPPKAAAS; encoded by the exons ATGGCGGGCAGGGGGGCCTGCCGCGTCCCGGAGCG GTGGACGGAGTACACCCCGCTGGGCCGCAGGATGCCGGGCACGCGCTTCGTGGCCTTCAAGGTGCCCCTGAAGAAG AGCTTTGAGCAGAACCTTCTGCCAGAGGAGAGATTTTCCCCTCGAGACCTCCTCAGGAAGgtgcaggagaggaaggaggagctggggctgatcATCGACCTGACCTACACCACGCGCTACTACGGCCGCGAG GAGCTGCCCCCCACGCTGCGTTACTGCAAGATCCTGACCATGGGCCACGAGATCCCCAACAGGAAAACCTTCCTGAGGTTCAGATACCTCGTCAGGAGGTTCCTGATGGCCAACAAGGACAACG ATAAACTCATCGGGGTGCACTGCACGCACGGCCTCAACAGGACTGGCTACCTGCTCTGCAG GTACCTGATTGAAGTTGAAGGCATGGAACCAAATGCTGCCATAGAGT tgttCAACACATCTCGAGGGCACCCCATGGAGAGACCCAACTACATCCGAGACCTGCAGAGGAGAGCCCCGAG GCCTCCTTTCAGGGTGTGGAAGAGCTGGTGGGATCCCTCAGCGGGTGAAAAACTCCGTGTTTTCCGCTGGGAACATCTGGAATTCTCTTTCAAATCCCCTCCAAAAGCCGCTGCGAGCTGA
- the LOC119710957 gene encoding STAM-binding protein-like gives MPGAGGASLAPEERVRRLVRAGSSVQVSEDVPPRRYFRSGVEMLRMATVYCQEGNLEHAFILYHKYITLFIEKLPQHRDYKNAAIPEKRETVRKLKEVAFPRAEELKEELLKRYAQDYAKYKEQEQQLEEEKTRVALMKQQQAEQEQFHAFEEMIRQQELEKERLRIVQEFGKPEPESVDGPLIPGVEKPPTDLAPKVPVSPLHPASPSARTVPSKPPVVDRSLKPSALGSTENSAAVDVLRQVIVPRELCHKFLQLADANTVRGVETCGILCGKLMRNEFTVTHVIVPKQLGGPDSCTTESEEELFVIQDQHGLVTLGWIHTHPTQTAFLSSVDLHTHCSYQMMLPESIAIVCSPKYQE, from the exons ATGCCGGGCGCGGGcggtgccagcctggctcccgAGGAGCGCGTGCGGCGCCTGGTGCGGGCGGGCAGCAGCGTGCAGGTCAGCGAGGACGTGCCCCCGCGCCGCTACTTCCGCTCGGGCGTCGAGATGCTGCGCATGGCCACGGTCTACTGCCAGGAGGGCAACCTGGAGCACGCCTTCATCCTCTACCACAAGTACATCAC GCTCTTCATCGAGAAGCTGCCGCAGCACCGCGACTACAAAAACGCCGCCATCCCTGAGAAGAGGGAGACGGTCAGA AAACTGAAGGAAGTAGCCTTTCCCCGAGCCGAAGAGCTCAAGGAGGAGCTGCTAAAGAGGTACGCCCAGGACTATGCTAAGTACAAGGAGCAGGAG cagcagctggaggaggagaagactCGGGTAGCCctgatgaagcagcagcaggcagagcaggagcagttCCACGCCTTCGAGGAGATGATccggcagcaggagctggagaaggagcgCCTGAGGATAGTGCAGGAGTTTGGGAAGCCAGAGCCGGAGTCTGTGGATGGACCCCTCATCCCTGGCGTGGAAAAGCCCCCGACAGATTTAGCCCCAAAGGTTCCGGTCTCTCCGCTTCACCCAGCAAGTCCATCAGCGAGGACTGTGCCGTCCAAACCTCCTGTTGTGGACAGATCTTTGAAGCCCAGTGCTTTGGGGAGCACAGAGAACA GTGCAGCTGTGGATGTCCTTCGCCAGGTCATtgtccccagggagctgtgccacaagttcctgcagctggctgatGCCAACACCGTGCGGGGCGTGGAGACCTGTGGGATCCTCTGTGGGAAGCTG ATGAGGAACGAGTTCACCGTCACCCACGTCATCGTCCCCAAGCAGCTGGGGGGCCCCGACTCCTGCACCACGGAGAGCGAGGAGGAGCTCTTTGTCATCCAGGACCAGCACGGCCTCGTCACCCTGGGCTGGATCCAC accCACCCCACCCAGACAGCCTTCCTGTCCAGCGTGGACCTGCACACCCACTGCTCCTACCAGATGATGCTGCCGGAGTCCATCGCCATCGTGTGCTCTCCCAAATACCAGGAGTGA